The Synergistales bacterium region AACTACCTGAACCCCTTCGTCTCGATCATCATCTCCTACATGAAGTGGGGCGTCTACTGGAGGAAGTCCGACGGCACCGACGTGGTCGCACGCAAGAAGCCGGAGGACTCGGCGGTCTAGAACAGCTCATCATTGCAGCAGAAAAGGTGAAACGCGACGGGCGGGGGACACCCCCGCCCGTCGTTTACGCCTGCGCGTACCGCGCATCCTCTCTCCCGCCGGCACCCCGAAACCCCCGGGGCCGGTTCCCCTACCGCTCCATCTTCGTTTCCACCGCCTGCATCTTGCCCTCCATGGTCAGCTCTCTGTCGCGCCGCTCGTCGATGCGCAGCGTCGTGGCCACCCGCAGGGCTCCCCTGGAGAAGGGGAGCTCGTGGACCTGGCGCACCGCCTCCAGCACATCCTCCAGTCTGCCCTCCAGGATGGTTCCCATGGGCGTGAGCCGCACCTTCAGCGGCGATGCCTCCAGCACCGCTTCCACCTCGGCCACATAACGGCTGACGCTGGGGGTCGCCGTTCCCAGCGGAACCACCACCAGCTCCGCGATCACCTGTGCCATCTCCGTCCCTCCCTTCATGATGTCCATCGTGTCCGGACGGACATGACCGCCCGCGGCCTTCACTATAGTCCAGAGGCGGCGACCGGGCAAGGGACGCGGCGTGGTGGCCGGCTGCCCCGGGGAAGGCGGAAGCGGAGAAACCCGTGGCC contains the following coding sequences:
- a CDS encoding MTH1187 family thiamine-binding protein gives rise to the protein MAQVIAELVVVPLGTATPSVSRYVAEVEAVLEASPLKVRLTPMGTILEGRLEDVLEAVRQVHELPFSRGALRVATTLRIDERRDRELTMEGKMQAVETKMER